From one Triticum aestivum cultivar Chinese Spring chromosome 4B, IWGSC CS RefSeq v2.1, whole genome shotgun sequence genomic stretch:
- the LOC123093608 gene encoding solute carrier family 40 member 1, which produces MEGLAETGSGGHLVPLLDGVGGGLDAALLRRLYAGHFLARWGARMWEFSVGLYMIRVWPGSLLFAAVYGVVESASVAVFGPMVGTLVDSLTYLQVLGLWLLVQSLSFIVAGVSVTALLVYDDLKVTSFPVFVALVVVTNVSGALAALSTLAGTILIEREWVVVMCGGHPPAVLTRTNSAIRRIDLSCKLLAPVLSGLVISFVSTQASAVALALWNVASVWLVYWLFVSVYNGVPALGANGLARDTAAPEVDEAAQGHGQDASDWSERLTARLSVLPCWESWAVYARQEVVLPGVALANIYFSVLSFGTLMTATLDWEGIPAYVISLARGFSAMVGIAATVLYPAAHARLSTLRTGLWAIWTQWCCLLLCVGSVWVGGRAASAWGLMAGVAASRLGLWMFDLAVTQLMQDGVPDADRCAVGGVQSSLQSVFDLLTYVMGIIVSDPRDFGELIALSFLLVTCAAVMYTLHVYRVRKHLFHLDKIFAKMQ; this is translated from the exons ATGGAGGGCCTGGCGGAGACCGGGAGCGGCGGCCACCTCGTGCCTCTCCtcgacggcgtcggcggcggcctgGACGCggccctcctccgccgcctctacGCCGGCCACTTCCTCGCCAGATGGGGCGCGCG CATGTGGGAGTTCTCGGTGGGGCTGTACATGATCCGCGTCTGGCCGGGCTCGCTGCTCTTCGCCGCCGTCTACGGCGTCGTCGAGTCCGCCTCCGTCGCCGTCTTCGGGCCCATGGTCGGCACCCTCGTCGACAGCCTCACGTACCTTCAG GTTTTGGGCCTGTGGCTATTAGTTCAAAGCTTATCCTTCATCGTTGCCGGAGTCTCGGTAACCGCCCTGCTGGTCTACGATGACCTGAAAGTGACAAGCTTCCCGGTGTTCGTGGCTCTAGTCGTGGTCACCAACGTCTCCGGCGCGCTCGCGGCTCTCTCGACACTCGCCGGAACCATACTGATCGAGAGAGAATG GGTGGTGGTGATGTGCGGCGGGCATCCACCGGCGGTGCTGACCCGAACCAACTCGGCGATCCGGAGGATCGACCTGAGCTGCAAGCTTCTGGCGCCGGTGCTGTCCGGGTTGGTGATCAGCTTCGTGTCGACGCAGGCCTCCGCGGTGGCGCTGGCGCTATGGAACGTCGCCTCGGTGTGGCTGGTGTACTGGCTCTTCGTGTCGGTCTACAACGGCGTGCCGGCTCTCGGCGCCAATGGCCTGGCAAGGGACACGGCGGCGCCGGAGGTCGACGAGGCGGCGCAGGGTCACGGTCAGGACGCGTCGGACTGGAGCGAGAGGCTGACGGCGCGGCTCTCAGTCCTGCCCTGCTGGGAGTCCTGGGCCGTGTACGCGAGGCAGGAGGTGGTGCTGCCCGGGGTT GCTCTTGCCAACATCTACTTCTCCGTGCTAAG CTTTGGCACGCTGATGACGGCGACGCTGGACTGGGAGGGCATCCCGGCGTACGTGATCAGCCTGGCCCGGGGGTTCagcgccatggtgggcatcgcGGCGACGGTGCTGTACCCGGCCGCGCACGCGCGGCTGTCCACGCTCCGGACGGGGCTCTGGGCCATCTGGACGCAGTGGTGCTGCCTGCTGCTCTGCGTCGGCTCCGTCTGGGTGGGCGGCCGCGCGGCGTCGGCGTGGGGGCTCATGGCCGGCGTCGCCGCGTCGCGCCTCGGCCTCTGGATGTTCGACCTGGCGGTCACGCAGCTGATGCAGGACGGCGTCCCGGACGCGGACCGGTGCGCCGTCGGAGGGGTCCAGAGCTCGCTGCAGTCCGTGTTCGACCTGCTCACCTACGTCATGGGCATCATCGTCTCCGACCCCAGG GATTTCGGCGAGCTCATCGCGCTCTCCTTCTTGCTGGTGACCTGCGCTGCGGTCATGTACACGCTGCACGTGTACCGCGTGCGGAAGCACCTGTTCCACCTCGACAAGATCTTCGCCAAGATGCAATAG